The Branchiostoma lanceolatum isolate klBraLanc5 chromosome 5, klBraLanc5.hap2, whole genome shotgun sequence region ACAATATCAAATCCACAAGGAAATCAGAAAATGGTACTACAAGCATATCTAGTTTTCAAAGAGGAAGAAATGTAATTGCTACTTAACTATTTTCcattacagtcaaacttgtacaagtgaccacatctACACATGGTTtgccacctggccattgtgaccactttgtTGATGGTCCCCTTATAGATACTTTTCCCACTGACACAattattaagaatcctgtctatattgaCCACATAGAATAGATTTTCTCAGTAccccaagtggtcttcttgggcaggtttgagtGTATTTTAAGAAGGAACAGTGCATTTTAAAAGAGCAAATTCATACCTTAAGTTGCTCTGTGAAGGACATCTTCCTGTTTCCCACAAAATCAATGGAACCACCACCACAAGAGAAGACAGAATTGTTAGAAACAGCTTCTACAAGAGTAACCTCACCCCACACataatgcaaaatatgacaCTTTTCTGTGGTAGATAAATTCACACTTAACAGCCCTACACATTGATAGTGATAATCAATCATCACATACTTCCAATTGTAGTCCACTCTCCTGACTTCCAGTCTGGTTTCAGACTTCATAGCACTCAGCAGCTGCAGAGAAACATGATACAAAGAATGTAGTAATGTTCAGTACACAATGTATAACATTTTCAGACATGCATAATGGCTTCACTGGGGTTCAATATTCTGTTCATGGTCTGCAAAATATACTGAATTTCATGACAAGAGAACCATTTTTTATAaattacaaaaatacacacaatattttcaaagttagggtaccACAATAATTGTATTACAGTATGTTATTATTGCGAATACAGTGCAGTACTTGTGAAATATAGCCAGTATTTAGAGTTTTCTGACCTCTTCTTCATTGAGGATCCTTCTCCACTTTGTAGATCTGCTCAGGAGAGTCACCCGTACCTTATCCTTCTGGAATACAGAGATATTATCTTTAAACACAGTTTACCATCGTTTTCCACCTTAATACAAATCAGAGTTGACAACTGACAACATACTCTGTCTTCAAAACTTAGTCTCAAATCTGGACTTTTATTTGATTCTTCACATCTTTCAATGTATCACAAGATGCCACACAGCCAATCGCACAAATAATGTTAAATCATGacacaaatgaaaataaatatgaaaacattttcatgtTAATTCCATAAGAAAAGAACAGGAATATGACTATGCACTCGATTATCATCTGCTTCACCGGAGTCCACAATTGGCTGTTTTCTATTTAATGGGGATTGGAAACTAAGAAAGCCTTACCAGTGGCCCTTCCTGTGTGACGTTCAGTCGATGTAAAACATGTTCAGAAAACGCTTTAAACAAAGCTGTTCCGCTGCAGCCTGGGACCTGGGCCGTATTAATGGCAGAAAAAacaattgcactgctgacaatacaataaaacattCAGACGATAACAAATAGCTAAATCAAATACATTAACTCTGAAATTAATTGTGTCTACAATACATTAAGATCTTCTGTACTTCTAAAATGTAATCATCACTATATCTTACTTGAATGAGTTGGAATAAAAAATATTGCACAAGCTTTGTCTTTATCATAACAGTAATCTGATATTGTCTGGGTTTAGGGTTGATATTCAAATGATTCATAAGCTAATAGTATGTAGAAGATATGAAAGACTTAATGTAATGAAGATATTCCATATAATGGAAAAAGGATGATTAGGATAACTGAGATGAATCGACAACAAACTATGGTAAAGGCCAAACATGAATAGTAATACAAGCCATTACCTATAGCCCCAAAAGGAACATCTACACACCCCAAGTGAAACTAAGCACTACTTTGTAATGGGATAATGGTAGGTAAGATCATTTAGATGGAGTCTGCAATGAACTCCTGACATTTCAACAATCAACATAGATTTTACCCTTGGGGTGGTAGCTGTACAATTTCTTCATGAACAGTTCAGGCTAATGCAGGGCGGTCTCCAACTCTAAAAAaattttccgtcccactcattgttcgggaacccatgttgttaattttcgttgttaaatctgctATTTAAgattatgaaaatatattttcatcaatttcatgtcatgaagttcagatgtATTGGTCAGGcaaggtgaaatttttgtctgtccaaaaagGCAAATTTCGGTCCCAGGATGGACGAATGAACAGGTCCTGGAGTGATGGGATCCATCATTTAGCAGCAGTGGAGAAAGACAAATACTTACAAGTGGCATGTTGTAGTACATGCCGTACTGCATGCGGGGCAGCAGAGGGAAGACGGCATCACGGATACACACCTGGACAAAAGGAGAGAAAACAAGTTTGTCAACAAATCGAAATCACAATATTGTACACAGTTATGTGCATCCTCTATACAACAGTACTTCCAGTAATTccaataaatcataatatagcATGTTAGTTATATATATGCTTATGGCACTCGTTATAAACAGGTGGAAGCTACCGTACCTTCTTGCCATCATACTCTTTCAGGTGAATGACTGGATAGTCTGAGAAAGCCTTCCATGTTGCGCTGAAGAAATCTCCATACCCAAGTCCACTCTGAAATACAGATATGTAACAATAACTACCAAGCTGAAACACTCTTCGTCACACATGTTGGCAACAATAGTATGATTACAAAGAATGCATATCAATaagagtagaggtccttccTTGTGTGGGTGGAAAAAAACTTATCAGTCTGGGCTTACACAGCTCGTACTTAACACACTAAACTTGTGTGCTGTGCCTTAAGATGGTTTACCGattctgcaaacaaacaaacaaacaaaagtaaaaTGGTACAGGTCTGGAGAAAGATGAAATCTTACCGTGTCCCACATGATGATGTTGACGTCCTGAGAGAAGGACCCGTTGATGTGCTGTGAGGCATAGAAGTTGATGAAGTCACAGAAATGATGGTACATGTTCACCCCTGAAAATACACAAATCAAAGTGAGTGTAGTAGTACAATGcatcaaaaatttcaaaatacagacaaaaataacaatttgaaaaaaaggaaatccaGTCTTCAAATTTCTGCAAACAGTTGAACACAATTTTTAAGAAATGCCATTAAGTACAGATGTAATTACAAAAACCAGcaagacttttcaattttagtTGAATTTAAGACCTACCAGCATCTAGCTTCATGAGGTAAGTTGGTTTGTCCAACACAAGGTCGCACTTGCCATCATCGATCGGTCGGAAAGGCAGCGAAGAAAACATCTCCAACTCTGCATACCTGGATCATAATAAAgtttaaaaatacaaatatcaaaatgaaGGTGTTTGAGTATGATGCATGTGATGTTATGAAAGCTGCGTCACATTTCaatatgcaaaaaaatattctatACTTATTTACCAAGCCTACATTATAACAGCACAGTCATATCATCACCAAGTGTATGATAGAACTTGTCATATCATCTTCTATCAATGAATAGCACACATCCTTCTCCTTACAGCTTCATCACCATGAGAACTTAGTTCCTTACCAAGACTGCAGTGCACTTTTGTGTTTTCCCTCTGCAGACAGCCTGGTGGGGTACAGCTTGCAGTGGCCTCCGATTTGTCCAGCATTGAACAGATTCTCCCTGTACCTGGGAGATAAAGTAATACACATCAATGCCATGGTTAACAAGAGATGAAAAGGACTTGGggttatcatatacatgtgctGTATACAGAtaacatactactagtatacatgaCATTATACAGTCCAAcgtgtacaagtgaccacctctacataaaggaccacctggccaatgtgaccactttttggagATCCcagatgatttttcccattgacagaagcattaagaatcctgtctatagcgtccacctgtccacatagactagatCTTATAGGTCCCCTGAGTAGTCagtaaacatttttgttaatttgATTAAAATCATACATTATTTCATTATGGATGCCACAAAATGAATAAAGGACTAGAGAGAATCTTCGGAAAGTCATCACAGCCTCCTTGGTTTACAGTGTAAAACTGTAAGATGTACAGTGGACACTCAGGCACAGTAAGAAGTGGGCCTGTACACACCTGTTATTGTTGTTCTCTGAATCCAGGTTAATGAAGTCCATGTAGATGTTTGTAGCCCGGCAGTATCGCGAATGTTTGACACAACTGAGGGAGGAGTCTCCCTGGAAATGGTGAAAACAGCCGAAGTGTTATGCGTCCTGCTAAATTAAATCATGTCATAACTTTTGATATCATCATAGATGATGGCAGTTCATGGCTGcattgttttcaacatttttgaaACACAATTTTAAGAACCTCAAGCAAGACCTAGCTACTGAGTGAAAAGTTATAACCGTAACAATTTTGTCAAGAACAAgtaatatcaaaccaggaaTTCTGCTGCGGTGCCATAGAAAGCTGGTAGGAGGGTCCATAATTTGTTCATTCTCAGTGTAAATCAGGTGCAAATAAATGAACTTGTCCTGCATTTTGCCATCACCTACCAGTTTCCAGCATAACAAATGTTATAAAAATTCATCTACAACTTCTGAAGTTatgttttcacacacacacacacacacatgcatacacacatgcacacacacacacacacacacatacacatatccaaaaacataacctaGTTGGCAAAGAAATAAGACTCGACTGGTGCCTTACCTCTTCCTGTGCTTTACACATGACTGTCATCTCCTGCAGTCGCTCCCACACATAGCCAAAGTCTGCCTCCTTCCAGAACAGGTCAGCAGTCTCCTCAACAGTACGAGATCCCCTGTATATACAGATAcgcaaaaagaaaacaggatCTTCAAGAGATCTgaaagaggccatctacatccgggctttacgaccatccctcaacagagacgggggagcCATAGAATTTCTGCAACAtgtgatccactgctcactgagtcaTGTGTTCTATctacataacgtgacgtcacagaagcagtggattgctcattcctttaCAAAGACtagagctgatcagtcaaaaatttgggtacttaaagtccaatttttgtgttggcaattgcagttcaagtTTCATTCAAGTCTTTAGAATATCTTTAGACAGTCACAGAAACATAATCTGTTGTTGTAAATATCTTGGTAGTGAAGAAAGAACCTGGTCATCCTTAAAGTTAAAAATATCTTGCAGTCAACTTGCAAATGGAAAAGACACATGCAGTTTCCATGTGGCAGACTTACAAACAACTGGGATGCCTCAAATGATTTATGCAACCAAAACCCTTTCTTAATATATGATAAGAGAATTGATTCGTAATGAAAAATATGTACAATCAATATAGTCcctaacaaatttcatggagactGTGATTCTGCAATAAACAGCTGCCTTTGTTTGTCATGGAGAGACGATCACAAACAATTGAATCAGAGAGATCTAAATTGAATTCCTTTGATAAGACAGGCTTCCAAGGTTCAAACCTGCACCACATCAAGGCCACAGTAAATTACATCAGAATAGCATGAATGGTTTTATGATATATCAGCTGAACCACTACTGGAAGAATAACCCAGTATCTTTTACCCGTAAGCATTTCTCATCATATTAGGTAGGCCCCACCATCACActtagaggtacatgtatgttgcaatgTATTGTCAATGaagaaaatcaaattaaaatgAAATCTCACCATCCAGTGTTGGCAATAGTGCATGTGGGGTTGTGAAATCTGTTTTTCTTCTTGCAGTTTTTCTCATACCCCCAGCATACCTTCTTACCAAGGTATTCCTGAAACAACAAATTCATACAATGACCTCATGAATTATATAATAATTTTATTAATATAGACTGTTTGCTCAAAAAATTCTCCCAGAAGAAGACAATACAGAAACATTTGCATGCAGTCTCATTGATGTATGCCCCAAGGAAATGGTCACTGAAAATCCCTTCAGCTATACAAATTACTGCACTCTAGGCACTGATTGGTTTTCTTGTAAAGTGGATTAGAATTGATCCATAAACAAAATGCTTGTATCCTGGGCACCATCTTGATGTGTCTGCTTCTATGTAAtcaagggtctgcatgctcACTTTTGTATAGTGTAGACTGTCTAAAGATATTTCCCGTAATTCATTGGGAGAGCCGTCTTTATTGGGAGGCGACAAAACTGTGTatattgccttccttgattttagcgtaatacgtaggggtacatgtacttctgaatTCAATGCTATTTTGTGACTTTTGACAACTTATCATTTTCAATAACTGTTTGGTTAAACTTTGTTTGACGATCCCCAGGACcacaaaaaaagtcattttaaaaAATTGGCTCGGGCACGATAGTAAAGGTGGTATTGGTCATTACCTTATACAGGCATTCGTCATCCCTCTCGCAAGCGCGTGCCAGTGCATGATGGGAAGAGAAGAAGTACGGGAGATGGGACTCGGGTAAGTTAAGATGTTGCAGTGGTTGGGTGACTTGGGGTGAACTTTGCAATATGATCGCTAGCAGCAGCAGACTTGCAGTTGGCATGGACATCTCAGGATAgctggaaaaaacaaacaaggaaatcTACTTTATTCGTTATGCCaatcttgtgtgtgtgttttttcatcATGTAACGCATGAGGCCAGTAGTACAGTATCGGACCCAACGCACTTAtaccacaaggctaaaaggtccggaccagttagactggtggCTGTTGAACCATTTGGTTTAGCACCTGAATTATGGACTTGAAGGGATGTCATGTGCACGGGGCCCTCTGCACTTATTTTCAAGCAGACATTGGGGTGAAagatcaaaatgttttcttctcTGAAAGTCCCTCCcctcagagaagcccggccatCAGAAAACACATTACAATCttttaccccaacatctgctttgatataATTTCTGCACCACTAATGATATATGGCCTAAGAATTCCAATAGGCCTAACCTGCCCAGCTGCCAGACTTGTTCCAGACCACTGCTTTTCATGAAAATCAAATCCTCTGAAACTGCAGTCCTTTGATGATTCACAACAACATGGAGCTAGTATTACACAGACTAATCAAATCTACATTTATGCATAAAATATTTCTAAGACTCAGACTTTTAGTCTTCTGCAGAGGAAAAAGATATAGTGTTTTTAACTAAAATGATACCTTTCCAGCTCTTGAAAAATAATTGACAAAATCTATTTTGCTAAAGAGTCATGATCAATCACCCACCAGAATGTGACAGGTCAACACTACAGAAAATTTCCAAATCTTTGATCATACTGATCATACTGAGcttattttttttctgacttCACGAAAGTCCTGAGCTTAAACTTTTGACTCATTGCTTCACAGCTAGCTTGTTTTACTAATTTCTTCTGACTTGGAAAATCAATCCAACATGCAAGCTCAGTGCATCTAAAGCTGCAACTCTGCAAGGAAGTTAAAGAGAGAATCTTCTTGAACTGAGACATTCCAGaagtttgaaatgaaacatATGTTGGCATAGCAAATCAAATGCAGTACAGTTTTCAGCTCCAAATTGTTTCTACTCCTGCTCTCTTTGTTATCCTCAATTTATTTCAGAATATTTGTCATTATAAGCAAAGAAATCTGTCAGTTCCCACACATGCTATAACAACAATTGTTGTAAAGGATTGCGAAAACAAAGTTTTTAGCTGTGATTTCCCGGGTGATCGTTTTAAAGCTTCTTTCgtaacaaagagaaatagaaaGTATATTGTGCATGACTTTGAAATCATGATCCCACCTGTTTGTTGTTGCATGCAGACCTCAGGTCCAGCCTGTGCACAATAGCCAGGTAGATGGGAACAGCACACCTGGATGGATGAGGAAAGAAGGCAGAGAAGCTAAATCTCGCGAAACGCGAGACGCATTTCGGCGAGAAATGGCGAGATCTAATTAAGtctagccaatcagagctcgagCTGATCCCGCGACGTCATGTCTAACCAATCAGACGAAAGCGTGCCTTCACCACGTGACAAGCAGGAAAAACGCCAGGTCACGAACTCTGACCCGTTGGACTGCGTGCTTATTTCTTCTGCCCATTTTTCACCCATTTTCTGCAGGTAAGTGAACTGTTTTAACCTAAAATCGCCAGAATATGGTAGTTCATGTATCTGTTTGTTCGTAGCGTGACGCTAATCGGAAACAAAGAGCTCCACGGTGTAAGATTCCTCTCCGAAAAGAAGCGATGTCTGCTTCCATTTTCTTCGCGCTGCTGCGCCGCCACCGAGACGCATTTCGCAGTCAGCAAAACACATTTTTCCACTGAAGGAAATTCAAATAATTTTCACCAAGGGTTGCCTCCACCTAGAACATACCTCAACCGATCTTTGAGCTCTATCGGGAAGCCTGGCGTTTTGTTCTGGGCGGGAAGAATGAGTTTAGCTGGGTTGTTAGGCCGGATGacctttgtgttgttgttgggtGGTGAGTGACCCTTGCCTTCTCTCTGTGCATGGTTCGGAGGACATCTTGAATTCTGAATTCTGGACACACGCCCCATCCCCACAATAACGGCAAAAATCTCCCCTTCGGAGGGACCCTAGGTACAAAGCTGCGGTCCCTACCTATGCTACCGCCCTGGTCACGTATGTGTAGCAGGATTTTTGGTGCAGGGAGGCTCGATTTTCCAGACAGGAGGCTTTTGGGCGGCGGGCTTGCAGGCCCGCCATTTCTTGTGCGGGCGGTACGCCAGAGATGAGGCACCACCCTTTACCCTTTTACCCCTTGTCCTCTGTCCCCTGCCCCCCTCATCTCCGGTCTCCGGCCCTGTCAAGGCCCCGTGGATCATCCTAACATCATCTGTCCGTGTTTTTAATGTGATAACTCAAATTTTGGGGTGAAAAATGCACGACTGGTCGACAATGGCCTTGCGGTTATCGTGTTGTTTGCTATTTGATCAGTGGTATGAAATAGTCTCACGCGCCAAGCCCGACCTCGGTGTTTTTATAGAGCGGGGTGGGGACCCGGGACCCGCCGGCAGTTCCGCCTCAACCCAGCAGCCTCAACCCAGCAcccgatggtcaaattttgtaaataatttttttcgAGGCATTTTTATGGGAAAATTTTAGGCTTAGACTGGAAAAGCAGAAATTACGACTGTTTGCATCGAATAGCCGGTAAACCCACGTAACACTAACAGACCAGTTTTGTATGTTTAagacaagctgtgtaagacgaGGATGATGTGTTTGAGCCCTACTTTTATCCGTTCTTGTGGGTTTttaaacgtgcttgaggtgtggttTTCCACAAATATGCTACTCACTTTCACCTAAGTCCAGTGAGGAAATTTGTCTTTGTGTCTTTCCCAAGGCAGACCGTGGGAACTGTGGCTCTAGAttcctaaccacaagaccaccagtgtaatacatacatgtaattttcaatTCTGTGCATACCTAATTGGTACTGTTATAAGTGGAGATTTAAGGATTTAACCACAAATCTGGTGAACCTGGATAACAAACCAGTATCTCTGTATTGTGTGCAGTAgtttatatatactgtatatacacatgtactttctgcgggctgtattgtttctttTGTACATTGCCGGTCTTTGAAATTTGAGTTATTGATACGCCAGTAGGATTTCACATGAAAGTGTATTTTCCTGTAAACTGCACACCAACTTGCTCTTTCAGCATGAGAAGCTAAAAATCTATCGaccaaaacagcaatgtttcatGTAGTGAATAGTGATGGTGGAAAATATTTTGGAACGCTCAACCTAAACAGGATGTTCTGTGTCTACAAGATAACAGGACAGAGTCACATACAGTTGAGTGAATGAATACAAATCTGATTCACACATTACAATAAATACCTTTGTCTGTTCCCCACTGTTACTTTCATAACAGTACTGAAGATATATGTCTGACATTTGCATGTCTTCCTATGTATGGACATTTTCTATCTCCACCCTTTTCAAACCAAATGGAAAATAACTAAAAAGTATGTAAAATTCTCATAAACTCAACCTGGATGTGTGCTGTATTTCTACTAGCTTTAATAGCTTGTTTGACTTATGTATTTGGTTATCATGGCAAGCCttaggcagtatcaaaagggccaacggTATCCAAAGCCAGTTCTTCTCCCGTGTCTAGAGAAGAACCATGCCAACCACCAGTgaccaccgatagatctgcttggagattaagctgTGATGAGAATGACAATGCTGGAGCAATGTTTATAGTCCAATTTTGCAGGTTTTTATGATCTGATGCCACATAAAGTCTGATATGTCCCGTAAATCTTGGGACACCTGGGCTGTGTCTGAaggacaaagaaataaacatgcCAGAGAAATAAATATCCCGAGCATGAAGTAAATGGTACTCGAGCAATCATGGATAGGACATACCTCTTAGGTAGTAatttttcatatacatatacgGTATACTGCAGTCGGgtgggaaagggagtagttcacaaTCACAGCATCTGGTTTTAACGGTGGGAATAAGCATAATTGTCTTGAATGTTACTATGTTAGTAAACAACTGTTTGCGCTGAAAAATTTTTAGGGgtttaaagtagctaaaattaagttacagttaacagatGAAGAATTACAGCAGTACTATTCCTGAGGCAAAACGTGGTCTTATGAATAACAATGGTGTATTTTGGCTTCAATGCAATCAATACGTGAAGTGACAAAAATTAACTCAGTAGCGGTAGTTCAAAAGTTTTGCCTTGAGATGAGAACAATATGCTTTTGTCACCCACTTTGAAACTCTGCAGTGTCCAGTAGAATAGGCTTTTGTGTTGGTCATGTACTAGATGCAAACATAATACAGTACCAGACTACCACTACCAGTAGTTTTTTTATTTGCAGACAGTATTGCATAGCATTTGTGTCAGTGTCcccaatgttttcatatttttctagctCAAATTTCACCATCTAAattctaaggaaggtttaagatggtttcgaacaaaaaggagaatataagtGTGAGATTTTtttgcaagtccggacttgttttcAGGCATTTAGTCCAGTTCAGGTCCAGtatttaggtatgcagcacttgTAGAGATGAGTGTATTTTACAAATTAATGATACAGAATAACTGTATTACATGCAGATTGCAGCTGCCTTGTGTTTGGTATATATGATACAAACATAGACATgaatgtatatgtatgatacACGCAGACTGACATAACGGGTATTATTTTTCACGGATGTACGACAGCTGAAAAAGAACAGGCAGCCGGTAAATCATAAGTGCATGCCCCGGGGGCCCTGTCTGACTTCTTCTCTTAGTCTATTTGAAAGTGAAACCCAACAGCATGttttatagttatacatgtacatggacattTTATTCTACGTTTCTATTATACATTAAATAAATGATTGTACTTTTGTAGTGTTCCTGTGGATAACTTCTTTTAGAATTGATCTGTTGACAAATTCATTCATGAATGTGTTGTTTGCAgtaaaaaaattttgaaaatgtaatcaGACAGTCATCTGGTAGTGTGTATGGTCCTGTTTTCATGGCACATTTTTTATTTCTACATTGTGAATATTGATTAGTATTCCTTGGTTAGGTAACAGTAAACAGACACTGTTAGTGATACCCAGGTACTGGTGCATTGATTATGATGCTGCCATTCACATGTTGAACTaccaatatcaactacaatgaTTAACATTTTCTTTGGTAGTTTATTCAGGAGTCCTGGACAATAGCATCAACACTATTGCACAAGATTAGCTCTATTCTACAATTAACACAGTTTACAAAATGAACGTTAAAAATATTTTCTGTAATGATCAAAAGCTAGCGGTATAGAAAGGCATGTTACTAGATTTGAGAGTACTGAAGAAtgtggtgttactgttagtacTAGGAAGTCAGGTATTGGACGAATTTTCAGTAGTGTAAATACTTGCATTGGGTTGCAATTGGTTGGTCATAGGAAGATAACTTGTTGGACAAAGGAGACCATCTGGATTAGAAAATCCACACCAGTCATGAATGGAGACAAGGCAAGGGGAAATACATAGACTTGGTCATGTTTAGGTCCTTATCCATTAATTTAATTTCAGGCCCCATGGATTTACTGAAAAATCTCCCAGGTCAATAATCTTTAGGTGTTTTCAGACATGCTTGGGACTGCATGGTAATTTTGTGCCAAGGAATAGTAGAGTCCTGTCAAGTCCCAAGAAAGGTAGCTGTAGATTAACTGAAAGAAATGTTAGCCAGGTTAATTTTCTAATGTTTGTGCTACAAGAACATTTTCCTGTTTTTCCATCATGTTTATATACTGTTCTTGCCCTGTGTCCCCAGCAGAGAGCACCTGAGTGGTGCATCTTGGTCAGGAAGGGTGTAAAAGTGTGGAAAGTAGCTGAGTAGTTATTGAAACATCTCTGAAGTTAAACAGATCAACATTTCTTAGGTTGTGTCTCAAGAACAGTGTTTTCCTGTATGTTTAATTTATCTTCGATTCTCCTCCTGTGTTCCCAGCAGAGAGCACCTGAGTGGTGCTTCTGGCCAGGCAGGGTTGCATGAGCGATAAGTCTCCGCCGGTCGATCACACGTACTACCAGGTCACCATGGACGCCATGCAGGAAGCCGTTGCGATGAGCGAGGGCCAGACGGTGAGCGTAGAACAGCCCATCGAGACGACGGTGGCCACGGCGCAGGGGGGTCAGGAGACTGTTGCCATGACGGAGACCGTGACGGTGTCTCCCGGAACGC contains the following coding sequences:
- the LOC136434786 gene encoding EGF domain-specific O-linked N-acetylglucosamine transferase-like, which codes for MSMPTASLLLLAIILQSSPQVTQPLQHLNLPESHLPYFFSSHHALARACERDDECLYKEYLGKKVCWGYEKNCKKKNRFHNPTCTIANTGWGSRTVEETADLFWKEADFGYVWERLQEMTVMCKAQEEGDSSLSCVKHSRYCRATNIYMDFINLDSENNNNRYRENLFNAGQIGGHCKLYPTRLSAEGKHKSALQSWYAELEMFSSLPFRPIDDGKCDLVLDKPTYLMKLDAGVNMYHHFCDFINFYASQHINGSFSQDVNIIMWDTSGLGYGDFFSATWKAFSDYPVIHLKEYDGKKVCIRDAVFPLLPRMQYGMYYNMPLVPGCSGTALFKAFSEHVLHRLNVTQEGPLKDKVRVTLLSRSTKWRRILNEEELLSAMKSETRLEVRRVDYNWKKMSFTEQLKVTQNSDLLIGMHGAGLTHSLFLPDWGVLFELYNCEDPRCYKDLARLRGVQYYTWEKEEKITQREKGSHPSVGEHSKFVNYGFDVAEFMRIVQNAADYIQGHPQFVAKQNKTHGSGDHHTEL